A stretch of the Arachis stenosperma cultivar V10309 chromosome 6, arast.V10309.gnm1.PFL2, whole genome shotgun sequence genome encodes the following:
- the LOC130936078 gene encoding lysine histidine transporter 1-like: MGSESPTNPNSISEGNRTVYPMSPPEIDKRTAEQKAIDDWLPITSSRNAKWWYSTFHNVTAMVGAGVLSLPSAMANLGWGPGVVILILSWVITLYTLWQMVEMHEMVPGKRFDRYHELGQHAFGEKLGLWIVVPQQLICEVGVDIVYMVTGGKSLQKVHKLLCKNCKDLKTSYFIMIFASVHFVLAHLPNFNSISGISLAAAVMSLSYSTIAWAASAHKGVQEGVEYGYKATTTPGTVFNFFNALGDVAFAYAGHNVVLEIQATIPSSPEKPSKGPMWRGVVAAYIVVALCYFPVALVGYWMFGNTVEDNILISLEKPTWLIVAANLFVVIHVIGSYQLYAMPVFDMIETVLVKQLNFKPSRMLRFIVRNVYVAFTMFVGITFPFFGALLGFFGGFAFAPTTYFLPCIIWLAIYKPKKFSLSWFTNWICIFLGILLMTLSPIGGLRSIILNAKTYGFYQ, from the exons ATGGGAAGTGAGTCACCCACCAATCCAAACTCTATTAGTGAAGGGAATAGAACCGTTTATCCCATGTCACCACCGGAG ATTGATAAAAGAACCGCAGAGCAAAAGGCAATTGATGATTGGCTTCCCATCACTTCTTCCAGGAACGCCAAATGGTGGtactctacttttcacaacgtAACTGCTATGGTTGGTGCCGGTGTCCTCAGCCTTCCATCCGCCATGGCAAATCTTGGATG GGGTCCGGGTGTGGTTATCCTGATACTGTCATGGGTAATAACTTTGTATACGCTGTGGCAAATGGTTGAGATGCATGAGATGGTACCGGGAAAACGGTTCGACCGGTACCATGAGCTAGGACAGCATGCGTTCGGCGAGAAGCTTGGGCTGTGGATCGTGGTGCCACAACAACTGATATGTGAAGTTGGGGTGGACATCGTGTACATGGTGACTGGAGGAAAATCGTTGCAGAAGGTTCATAAACTTTTGTGCAAAAATTGCAAGGACCTCAAGACCTCTTACTTCATTATGATATTTGCGTCTGTTCATTTTGTTCTTGCACATCTTCCTAACTTTAATTCCATTTCTGGAATCTCACTCGCTGCAGCGGTCATGTCTTTGAG CTACTCAACAATTGCATGGGCTGCATCAGCACACAAAGGAGTTCAAGAAGGAGTTGAGTACGGTTACAAAGCCACCACAACACCCGGAACAGTCTTCAACTTCTTTAACGCCTTAGGTGACGTGGCTTTCGCCTACGCCGGACACAACGTGGTGCTTGAGATCCAAGCAACTATCCCTTCGTCACCGGAGAAGCCATCGAAGGGCCCTATGTGGCGGGGAGTGGTGGCAGCCTATATAGTTGTTGCTTTGTGCTACTTTCCTGTTGCTCTTGTTGGTTATTGGATGTTCGGAAATACCGTTGAAGATAACATCCTTATCTCTCTCGAAAAACCTACTTGGCTCATTGTTGCTGCTAACTTGTTTGTTGTCATCCATGTCATTGGAAGTTACCAGCTGTATGCAATGCCAGTATTTGACATGATTGAAACCGTGCTGGTTAAACAATTGAATTTCAAGCCAAGTAGAATGCTGCGATTTATTGTTCGCAATGTTTATGTTG CATTTACAATGTTTGTGGGCATTACATTCCCATTCTTCGGTGCGCTCCTTGGATTTTTTGGAGGATTTGCATTCGCTCCAACCACATACTTT CTCCCGTGCATTATATGGCTTGCAATTTACAAACCTAAGAAGTTCAGCTTATCCTGGTTCACCAACTGG ATTTGCATTTTCCTTGGTATCCTTCTGATGACTCTATCGCCAATTGGTGGATTGAGGAGTATCATACTCAATGCAAAGACCTATGGGTTTTACCAATGA